The following proteins are encoded in a genomic region of Dasypus novemcinctus isolate mDasNov1 chromosome 21, mDasNov1.1.hap2, whole genome shotgun sequence:
- the C21H17orf58 gene encoding UPF0450 protein C17orf58 homolog isoform X2 — protein sequence MSSREGSPPHDRKPDPSGGPSAEETPGPRGHRVPEAPRRPRAAEATPSPWPDPRRRKPQLPAENRAGFREAARAPWGALGPRVAQAENRASPHRAPAPGNSPRRARARALRFQAARPPARPEETPAGPAHPNRPRAAAPPPGRAPAPPPPPLSPPSGAAEPGAEFCARACRVDLDERESYCGSEFAVNGIVHDVDVLGKGIQLVTLLVDRDGLYKMNRLYITPDGFFFRVHILALDSSSCNKPCPEFKPGSRYIVMGHIYHKRRQLPAALLQVLRGRLRPGDGLLRSSSSYVKRFNRKRDGQVQGAIHTQCM from the exons ATGTCATCTCGAGAAG GCTCGCCGCCCCACGACAGGAAGCCCGACCCCAGTGGCGGCCCGAGCGCGGAGGAGACGCCAGGGCCCCGGGGTCACCGGGTCCCCGAGGCCCCGCGACGGCCGCGCGCAGCCGaggccacccccagcccctggcccgaCCCGCGGCGCCGGAAACCCCAGCTGCCCGCCGAGAACCGCGCCGGCTTCCGGGAGGCCGCGCGCGCGCCCTGGGGCGCCCTGGGTCCGCGCGTCGCGCAGGCTGAGAACCGCGCGTCACCGCACCGCGCGCCCGCGCCTGGGAACTCCCCGCGGCGCGCGCGCGCCAGGGCTCTGCGCTTCCAGGCCGCGCGCCCGCCCGCGCGCCCCGAGGAGACCCCGGCCGGCCCCGCCCACCCCAACCGGCCGCGCGCCGCCGCTCCGCCCCCGGGGCgcgcgcccgcgccgccgccgccacccctCAGCCCGCCGAGTGGGGCCGCGGAGCCCGGCGCCGAGTTCTGCGCGCGCGCCTGCAGGGTGGACCTGGACGAGCGCGAGTCCTACTGCGGGAGCGAATTCG CAGTGAACGGAATCGTGCATGATGTGGACGTGCTTGGCAAAGGGATCCAGCTGGTGACTCTGCTGGTGGACCGCGATGGGCTGTACAAGATGAACCGCCTGTACATCACTCCTGATGGGTTTTTCTTCCGAGTCCACATATTAGCCCTAGACTCCTCCAGTTGCAATAAGCCATGCCCAGAATTTAAACCTG GCAGCAGGTATATTGTGATGGGCCACATCTACCATAAGAGACGGCAGCTCCCTGCAGCTCTGCTGCAGGTCCTGCGAGGGCGCCTTCGTCCTGGAGATGGACTGCTCAGGAGCAGCAGCAGCTATGTGAAAAGATTTAACCGAAAAAGGGATGGTCAAGTTCAAGGGGCAATTCATACCCAATGCATGTGA
- the C21H17orf58 gene encoding UPF0450 protein C17orf58 homolog isoform X1 — translation MTARAFWLLCLIVGSSPEAPVAERKGSPPHDRKPDPSGGPSAEETPGPRGHRVPEAPRRPRAAEATPSPWPDPRRRKPQLPAENRAGFREAARAPWGALGPRVAQAENRASPHRAPAPGNSPRRARARALRFQAARPPARPEETPAGPAHPNRPRAAAPPPGRAPAPPPPPLSPPSGAAEPGAEFCARACRVDLDERESYCGSEFAVNGIVHDVDVLGKGIQLVTLLVDRDGLYKMNRLYITPDGFFFRVHILALDSSSCNKPCPEFKPGSRYIVMGHIYHKRRQLPAALLQVLRGRLRPGDGLLRSSSSYVKRFNRKRDGQVQGAIHTQCM, via the exons ATGACAGCTAGAGCTTTCTGGCTTCTCTGTTTGATCGTTGGATCATCCCCTGAAGCCCCAGTGGCAGAGCGAAAAG GCTCGCCGCCCCACGACAGGAAGCCCGACCCCAGTGGCGGCCCGAGCGCGGAGGAGACGCCAGGGCCCCGGGGTCACCGGGTCCCCGAGGCCCCGCGACGGCCGCGCGCAGCCGaggccacccccagcccctggcccgaCCCGCGGCGCCGGAAACCCCAGCTGCCCGCCGAGAACCGCGCCGGCTTCCGGGAGGCCGCGCGCGCGCCCTGGGGCGCCCTGGGTCCGCGCGTCGCGCAGGCTGAGAACCGCGCGTCACCGCACCGCGCGCCCGCGCCTGGGAACTCCCCGCGGCGCGCGCGCGCCAGGGCTCTGCGCTTCCAGGCCGCGCGCCCGCCCGCGCGCCCCGAGGAGACCCCGGCCGGCCCCGCCCACCCCAACCGGCCGCGCGCCGCCGCTCCGCCCCCGGGGCgcgcgcccgcgccgccgccgccacccctCAGCCCGCCGAGTGGGGCCGCGGAGCCCGGCGCCGAGTTCTGCGCGCGCGCCTGCAGGGTGGACCTGGACGAGCGCGAGTCCTACTGCGGGAGCGAATTCG CAGTGAACGGAATCGTGCATGATGTGGACGTGCTTGGCAAAGGGATCCAGCTGGTGACTCTGCTGGTGGACCGCGATGGGCTGTACAAGATGAACCGCCTGTACATCACTCCTGATGGGTTTTTCTTCCGAGTCCACATATTAGCCCTAGACTCCTCCAGTTGCAATAAGCCATGCCCAGAATTTAAACCTG GCAGCAGGTATATTGTGATGGGCCACATCTACCATAAGAGACGGCAGCTCCCTGCAGCTCTGCTGCAGGTCCTGCGAGGGCGCCTTCGTCCTGGAGATGGACTGCTCAGGAGCAGCAGCAGCTATGTGAAAAGATTTAACCGAAAAAGGGATGGTCAAGTTCAAGGGGCAATTCATACCCAATGCATGTGA